In one Yarrowia lipolytica chromosome 1A, complete sequence genomic region, the following are encoded:
- a CDS encoding uncharacterized protein (Truncated form of YALI0A19866g, no similarity): MKFLTIITMATAALATVGDKYKLTYKKVGSERVDETLYPISDSGVTLFASGYGEPITITEHENNTFSVEGRLIAHDSFMDYFTTSTTGGTQIGSSFDISADGTFELHDGPKEYYYCVPGPAQATIFATKDPNISRCITKQVITFHVDKI; the protein is encoded by the coding sequence ATGAAGTTCctcaccatcatcaccatggcCACCGCCGCTCTGGCTACGGTCGgagacaagtacaaacTGACCTACAAGAAGGTCGGATCTGAGCGTGTCGATGAAACCCTTTACCCCATTTCTGACAGCGGAGTGACCCTCTTTGCCTCTGGATACGGCGAGcccatcaccatcaccgagcACGAGAACAACACCTTCTCGGTCGAGGGCCGTCTCATTGCCCACGATTCTTTCATGGATTATTTCACAACCAGTACCACGGGGGGCACCCAGATTGGTTCCTCTTTCGATATTTCTGCTGACGGAACTTTCGAATTGCATGACGGCCCCAAGGAGTACTACTACTGTGTTCCTGGTCCCGCCCAAGCCACCATCTTTGCCACCAAGGATCCCAACATCTCCAGGTGTATAACCAAACAAGTCATCACCTTTCACGTTGACAAGATCTAA
- a CDS encoding uncharacterized protein (Compare to YALI0A19844g, weakly similar to uniprot|Q01371 Neurospora crassa White collar 1 protein (WC1)), giving the protein MSADHQYQQAGQEINREGEAGVGDDLSNMRSLYQTINDDKDIMTSSGLPPGKDNIQHSLNILRAAQSHLKETGSVKGVYSSSGFDIVSLLYQVINRKNPQVDIGPVDLSCSFLVTDVSTDDNHIVYMSGAFEQLTGYPEAYIINQNCRFLQNPQGAPRPAEAGFTDAASVFALRKAITNGNEVQVPLLNYKRGGESFVNMVTCIPLFLDKADKDRVTHFIGFQMDLNQYPDAILQRMLNGSYTMNYRLSSIPRQPRVIKPASPAGVDIMSTITSTDPLSTEELVQRFLYHTSADTIMTVSLKGQIVQVSPAVYAQLEYTPEEVVGLSLADFIHPSDVTVVLRELREIPVTKTLSTLFRIRTKRSGYIWMDAHGKINGGFKRMTHCVVFTLRHRPVSGLPLKVVLESFDKNVIDTKPNSEALDMDPSPSSSEGATAIGNFKRKKFSVLPKESIMPMDLWLRVSHNGLILYTARTVQYLYGYKDMTSQRLQTFLEDGPAWDELMEVVGSTRRITTAFLRLKNASGFSVISRAIIYPGEIFGGKLVDASVQLTPLSESSAPLIEKMGLQKFGNIKYKHGPCQEAFSLHQDSIIGKRQESVEPEHAPKRGPSSVSSASTTSSAAAAAHVPSPPSASSQASNAAATMITPQGSSVGRSSASASSADSDSFYRTTDANLLSMVGPSRVNGWQFEHNQLQVGNKKLAEQLLSRVSVK; this is encoded by the coding sequence ATGTCTGCAGACCACCAATACCAACAAGCCGGGCAGGAAATCAACAGAGAGGGAGAAGCAGGTGTAGGAGACGACCTCAGCAACATGAGAAGTCTGTACCAAACAATaaacgacgacaaggatATCATGACGTCCTCGGGACTGCCGCCGGGAAAAGACAACATTCAGCATTCTCTCAACATTCTGCGAGCAGCACAAAGCCATCTGAAAGAAACCGGCTCCGTCAAGGGAGTCTACTCCTCTTCAGGCTTCGACATCGTGTCACTACTATACCAGGTTATCAACCGAAAGAACCCGCAGGTCGATATCGGACCGGTTGATCTCTCATGCTCTTTCCTTGTCACCGATGTCTCCACCGACGACAACCACATTGTGTACATGAGCGGCGCATTTGAGCAGCTCACAGGTTACCCTGAGGCATATATCATCAACCAAAATTGCCGATTCCTACAGAATCCCCAGGGCGCACCACGACCCGCCGAAGCAGGTTTCACCGACGCTGCCTCCGTCTTCGCTCTTCGAAAGGCCATCACAAACGGGAACGAGGTCCAGGTCCCATTACTCAACTACAAGCGAGGAGGCGAGTCCTTCGTCAACATGGTTACTTGCATCCCTCTGTTCCTCGACAAGGCCGACAAGGATCGAGTCACCCACTTCATCGGTTTCCAGATGGACCTCAACCAGTACCCGGACGCCATTCTGCAGCGAATGCTCAACGGAAGTTACACCATGAATTACCGTCTGTCTTCAATTCCCCGACAACCGCGAGTCATTAAACCCGCCTCGCCTGCAGGCGTGGATATCATGTCTACCATCACATCCACAGATCCTCTATccaccgaggagctggtgcAGCGATTCCTTTACCATACCTCCGCAGATACCATCATGACTGTGTCGCTCAAGGGCCAGATCGTGCAGGTTTCACCTGCCGTGTACGCCCAACTCGAATACACCCCCGAGGAGGTCGTTGGACTGTCTCTGGCAGACTTCATCCACCCTTCCGACGTCACTGTGGTTCTTCGAGAGCTGCGAGAGATTCCCGTCACCAAGACACTCTCTACATTATTCCGAATCCGAACCAAGCGATCGGGATACATCTGGATGGATGCCCATGGAAAGATTAACGGCGGTTTCAAGCGAATGACTCACTGTGTGGTTTTCACATTGCGACATCGACCCGTATCCGGACTGCCCCTCAAGGTTGTTCTAGAGTCTTTCGACAAGAACGTTATTGACACTAAGCCCAACAGCGAGGCTCTCGACATGGACccctctccttcttcttccgaggGAGCCACAGCTATCGGAAACttcaagcgaaagaagTTTTCTGTGCTGCCTAAGGAATCTATTATGCCCATGGACCTGTGGCTTCGAGTCTCTCACAACGGACTGATTCTATACACAGCTCGTACAGTCCAGTACCTGTATGGATACAAAGACATGACCAGTCAGCGACTCCAGACCTTCCTGGAGGATGGCCCAGCTTGGGACGAGCTCATGGAAGTGGTTGGTTCTACTAGACGTATCACCACCGCCTTCCTGCGTCTCAAGAATGCCTCTGGCTTCTCAGTCATCTCTCGAGCGATCATCTATCCTGGCGAGATCTTTGGCGGCAAGCTGGTCGACGCTTCTGTACAACTCACCCCTCTTTCAGAGTCTTCGGCTCCTctgattgagaagatgggTCTACAGAAGTTTGGCAAcatcaagtacaagcacggTCCCTGCCAAGAAGCCTTTTCCCTCCACCAGGACTCTATCATCGGTAAGCGACAGGAGAGTGTCGAGCCGGAACACGCACCTAAACGAGGCCCCAGCAGTGTTTCTTCCGCCTCCACGACCTCTTCTGCCGCCGCAGCAGCACATGTCCCCTCCCCTCCTTCTGCATCTTCTCAAGCCTCCAATGCTGCTGCTACCATGATTACTCCCCAAGGTTCTTCCGTTGGTCGTTCTTCTGCCTCTGCGTCTTCTGCCGACTCAGACTCTTTCTATAGGACTACCGATGCAAACCTGTTATCCATGGTTGGTCCTTCGCGAGTCAACGGCTGGCAGTTTGAGCACAACCAGCTGCAAGTTggcaacaagaagctggccgAACAGCTTCTTTCTCGAGTTTCTGTCAAATAA